In the Pseudomonas orientalis genome, one interval contains:
- a CDS encoding PqiB family protein has translation MSDLPKAKTRPASNWSAIWVLPLIALIIGGWLGWRAYSQQGLEIQVRFESGEGIQVNKTEVVYKGMTVGKVKALALDDEGNNRGVIATIEMNKDVEQYLRTNTRFWLVKPSVSLAGITGLETLVSGNYIAASPGDGEPTRKFKALSEEPPLSDAKPGLHLTLKADRLGSLNRGSPVFYKQIQVGQVKSYLLSEDHSTVEIKVYIEPTYANLVRKHTRFWNASGISIDANLSGVKVRSESLSSIVAGGIAFATPENRKDSPPTDPSLPFRLYEDFDAAAAGIKVKVKLTDFEGLQAGRTPVMYKGIEVGSLKTLKIDPDLSSASAELTLDPLAEDYLVQDTQFWVVKPSISLAGITGLEALVKGNYIAIRPGDKGTPPQREYVARAKAPPLDLRSPGLHMVLLTDNLGSLDVGSPILYKQVKVGSVQSYQFSRKKKQLVIGVHIEKEYESLVNGSTRFWNASGVTLTGGLTSGIQVKSESLASLMAGGIAFETPEPNVPLKRHIPRFRLFADKDAANRHGTLVTIKVDRADGLSPGTPVRFKGLDVGKIESVDLSADMQSVLLSARITQVADRIARVGSQFWVVKPELGLMKTANLQTLVTGQYIEVQPAAKNAGPQKSFVALAQPPEAAHREAGLSLTLSAARRGSLKEGVPVTYREVTVGKVTGYELGQTADRVLVHILIEPKYAPLVRSGSRFWNTSGFGLDFGLFKGATVRTESLETLVAGGIAFATPDGERMGSPARPQQTFALFDKFEDEWLTWAPKIQLGK, from the coding sequence ATGAGTGATTTGCCTAAAGCTAAAACCCGCCCGGCCTCCAACTGGTCGGCCATCTGGGTGCTGCCCCTGATTGCCCTGATCATCGGTGGTTGGCTGGGTTGGCGTGCCTATTCCCAGCAAGGCCTCGAGATCCAGGTCCGTTTTGAAAGCGGCGAAGGCATTCAAGTCAACAAGACAGAGGTGGTCTACAAAGGCATGACGGTGGGTAAGGTCAAAGCCCTGGCGCTGGATGACGAAGGCAATAATCGAGGGGTGATTGCCACGATCGAGATGAACAAGGACGTCGAGCAGTACCTCAGGACCAATACCCGCTTCTGGCTGGTCAAACCCAGCGTCAGCCTCGCCGGTATCACGGGTTTGGAGACCCTCGTCTCGGGTAACTACATCGCGGCAAGCCCGGGGGATGGCGAGCCCACCCGCAAGTTCAAGGCACTCTCCGAAGAGCCGCCGTTATCCGATGCCAAGCCGGGTTTGCACCTGACCCTCAAGGCTGATCGTCTGGGTTCGCTGAACCGTGGCAGCCCGGTGTTCTACAAGCAGATCCAAGTGGGCCAGGTCAAAAGTTACTTGTTGTCCGAGGATCATAGTACGGTCGAGATCAAGGTCTATATCGAACCGACCTACGCCAATCTGGTGCGCAAACATACGCGTTTCTGGAACGCCAGCGGTATCAGTATCGATGCGAACCTGTCGGGTGTGAAGGTTCGCAGCGAATCGCTGTCAAGCATCGTCGCCGGCGGTATCGCCTTCGCTACGCCGGAAAATCGCAAGGACAGCCCGCCAACCGACCCGAGCCTGCCGTTTCGCCTGTACGAGGATTTCGACGCCGCCGCCGCGGGCATCAAGGTCAAGGTCAAGCTTACTGACTTCGAAGGCCTGCAGGCTGGGCGTACGCCAGTGATGTACAAGGGCATTGAGGTCGGCAGCCTGAAAACCCTGAAGATCGACCCGGACCTGTCCAGTGCCAGCGCTGAATTGACCCTCGATCCCCTGGCCGAAGACTATCTGGTGCAGGACACGCAATTCTGGGTGGTCAAACCGTCCATCTCCCTGGCCGGTATCACCGGCCTGGAGGCTTTGGTCAAAGGAAACTACATCGCCATCCGCCCCGGCGACAAGGGCACCCCGCCACAACGTGAATACGTGGCGCGCGCCAAGGCACCACCGTTGGACCTGCGCTCCCCGGGCCTGCACATGGTGTTGCTCACCGACAACCTGGGCTCGCTGGATGTCGGCAGCCCGATTCTGTACAAGCAGGTCAAGGTCGGTTCGGTGCAGAGCTACCAGTTCTCACGCAAGAAAAAGCAATTGGTGATCGGTGTTCATATCGAGAAAGAGTATGAAAGCCTGGTCAATGGTTCGACCCGTTTCTGGAATGCCAGCGGTGTCACCCTCACCGGCGGACTTACCAGCGGTATCCAAGTGAAAAGTGAATCCCTGGCCAGCCTGATGGCCGGTGGTATCGCCTTCGAAACGCCGGAACCGAATGTGCCGCTGAAAAGGCACATCCCGCGTTTCCGCCTGTTTGCCGACAAGGACGCCGCCAATCGGCATGGCACCCTGGTAACCATCAAGGTTGATCGTGCCGACGGCTTGAGCCCTGGCACGCCGGTGCGCTTCAAAGGCCTGGACGTGGGCAAGATTGAAAGCGTAGACCTGAGTGCCGACATGCAATCGGTGCTGCTCAGCGCGCGTATCACTCAAGTGGCCGACCGCATTGCACGGGTTGGCAGTCAGTTCTGGGTGGTCAAGCCTGAACTGGGCCTGATGAAAACGGCGAATCTGCAGACCCTGGTCACCGGGCAGTACATCGAAGTGCAGCCGGCGGCGAAAAACGCTGGCCCGCAGAAGAGTTTTGTCGCGCTCGCGCAACCACCTGAAGCCGCACACCGGGAGGCTGGCCTGAGCCTGACGCTCAGCGCCGCGCGCCGTGGTTCGCTCAAGGAAGGCGTGCCGGTCACCTACCGTGAAGTCACCGTCGGCAAAGTCACCGGCTATGAGTTGGGGCAGACCGCCGACCGTGTCCTGGTGCATATCCTGATCGAACCAAAATATGCGCCCTTGGTCCGCAGTGGCAGCCGCTTCTGGAACACCAGTGGCTTCGGGCTCGACTTCGGCTTGTTCAAGGGTGCGACGGTGCGTACCGAGTCCCTGGAAACGCTGGTGGCCGGCGGTATTGCTTTTGCTACGCCTGATGGTGAACGCATGGGCAGCCCGGCGCGGCCGCAGCAGACCTTTGCGCTGTTCGACAAGTTTGAGGATGAGTGGCTGACCTGGGCGCCCAAGATTCAACTGGGCAAGTAG
- the mksF gene encoding Mks condensin complex protein MksF translates to MSKERYGIRRFALLNTAGYSLGLFPLEEPLSVYGANNLGKSASINALQFPILARMSDMSFGKYTLEQSRRFYFATDTSYILVEVSLPHGPHVIGVVGRGPGGGFGHQFFAYAGKLDLAHYQKNDTCLRQKELFTNLEREGLKAYELKPDELRRLLVGGHTSIPLDLTLIPLRSTSEQSLKTFRALFINLLHMREITAAKLKQLFLDAFEHSLRSGSVDYIAACEEAFRDVRRMEQDYHSLVAAGPLVEALANGVKQRDILRGKLHRLSPLLDSLLGTWSDYASARKEELTIQAEHYRNEQDALQHDQRGGTQELMRLEREISGIQRWLGELSVLKHRFALVDDVRILEQQLLAAKDAHDELAGALAHSRQFSAEDLDERLRDLEKRLKSVRQQLDHADNNSYAKLREEFSQQDVERLMRLFNSSLFSLPLGEHGITLDEEGQWVKSLERILDGFKGERFEVPGLSIDISHIEPPALQALADRAALRDQKERLEKELKQLKTQQAVASDRAASKTQTEALYQQVLDAQKALEDFRRAQTLSAEEGEKLENLAQMEAAQDELKRSSDAFTERVQQLSAKLQLVGRQIGDMEAKQRTLDDALRRRQLLPADLPFGTPFMDPVDDSMDNLLPLLNDYQDSWQGLLRADGQIEALYAQVRLKGVAKFDSEDDMERRLQLLINAYAHRTDEALTLGKARRAAVTDIARTLRNIRSDYDSLEHQLALFNREINKRQVSNLQSFRIVLAPNKEALKHIDQIIHSAGQYEEGETLSVFDLSQSAEQDNKNEEAKEYLARLVAANHNQLGLKDLFELAFEITKVNGQPVIHTDIDGAASNGTTMTIKALTNMYLLLHLMDREQAGRVRLPYYLDEAADIDEKNQAALLETSLQLGFVPILASVKPQVSAQVAIDLEGGSGPNGIYIDEADWKYIRRHDGVRATMNVQADEPELDEV, encoded by the coding sequence ATGAGTAAGGAACGCTACGGCATACGCCGTTTCGCCCTGTTGAACACCGCCGGCTACAGCCTGGGCTTGTTCCCGCTGGAAGAGCCGCTGTCGGTGTACGGCGCGAACAACCTGGGTAAATCCGCGTCGATCAACGCGTTGCAGTTCCCGATCCTGGCGCGCATGTCGGACATGAGTTTCGGCAAATACACCCTGGAACAATCGCGGCGCTTCTACTTTGCCACCGACACCAGCTACATCCTGGTGGAGGTCTCGCTGCCCCACGGCCCGCACGTGATTGGCGTGGTAGGGCGCGGCCCCGGCGGTGGCTTCGGTCACCAGTTCTTTGCCTACGCCGGCAAGCTGGACCTGGCCCACTACCAGAAAAACGACACCTGCCTGCGCCAGAAGGAGTTGTTCACCAACCTTGAGCGCGAAGGCCTGAAAGCCTATGAACTCAAGCCTGATGAACTGCGACGCCTGCTGGTGGGCGGGCACACATCGATCCCGCTGGACCTGACGCTGATCCCCCTGCGCTCCACCAGCGAGCAGAGCCTGAAGACATTCCGTGCGCTGTTTATCAACCTGTTGCACATGCGCGAAATCACCGCGGCAAAACTCAAACAATTGTTCCTTGATGCGTTCGAACACAGCCTGCGCTCCGGCAGCGTCGATTACATCGCCGCGTGCGAGGAAGCCTTCCGCGATGTGCGGCGCATGGAGCAGGACTACCATTCGCTGGTGGCCGCAGGGCCCTTGGTCGAAGCGCTCGCCAATGGTGTGAAACAGCGCGATATTCTGCGCGGCAAATTGCATCGCCTGTCGCCATTGCTGGATTCGCTGCTGGGCACCTGGTCGGACTACGCCAGTGCGCGCAAGGAAGAGCTGACGATACAGGCCGAGCACTATCGCAACGAGCAGGATGCGCTGCAGCACGACCAGCGTGGCGGCACCCAGGAGCTGATGCGCCTGGAGCGCGAGATCAGTGGCATCCAGCGTTGGTTGGGCGAGCTGTCGGTGCTCAAGCATCGCTTCGCGCTGGTCGACGATGTGAGGATACTGGAGCAGCAACTGCTGGCGGCCAAGGACGCTCACGACGAATTGGCCGGTGCGCTGGCGCATTCCCGTCAGTTCAGCGCCGAGGACCTGGACGAGCGTCTGCGCGACCTGGAAAAACGCCTGAAGTCGGTCAGGCAGCAACTGGACCACGCGGACAACAACAGCTACGCCAAGCTGCGCGAGGAATTTTCGCAGCAGGATGTCGAGCGCCTGATGCGCCTGTTCAACAGTTCGCTGTTCAGCCTGCCGCTGGGCGAACATGGCATCACGCTGGACGAGGAAGGCCAGTGGGTCAAATCCCTGGAGCGGATCCTCGATGGCTTCAAGGGCGAGCGTTTCGAAGTGCCGGGGCTGTCCATCGACATCTCGCACATCGAGCCGCCGGCGTTGCAGGCCCTGGCCGATCGCGCGGCATTGCGCGATCAGAAAGAGCGTCTGGAAAAAGAGCTCAAGCAACTCAAGACCCAGCAGGCCGTGGCCTCCGACCGAGCGGCGAGCAAGACCCAGACCGAAGCGCTGTACCAGCAGGTGCTCGACGCGCAGAAGGCACTGGAGGATTTCCGCCGCGCACAAACCCTGAGTGCGGAAGAAGGCGAGAAGCTGGAAAACCTGGCGCAGATGGAAGCGGCCCAGGACGAATTGAAGCGCTCCAGCGATGCGTTCACCGAGCGCGTCCAGCAATTATCGGCCAAACTGCAACTGGTCGGCCGCCAGATCGGCGACATGGAAGCCAAGCAACGTACGCTGGACGACGCCTTGCGCCGGCGTCAGCTGTTGCCGGCGGACCTGCCCTTCGGCACGCCGTTCATGGACCCGGTCGACGACTCCATGGACAACCTGCTGCCGCTGCTCAACGACTATCAGGACAGCTGGCAGGGCTTGCTGCGTGCCGATGGCCAGATCGAAGCGCTGTATGCCCAGGTGCGCCTCAAGGGTGTGGCCAAGTTCGACAGCGAGGATGACATGGAGCGTCGTCTGCAACTGCTGATCAACGCCTATGCCCACCGTACCGACGAGGCCTTGACCCTGGGCAAGGCACGCCGCGCGGCGGTCACCGATATCGCACGGACCTTGCGCAATATCCGCAGCGACTACGACAGCCTGGAACACCAGCTTGCGTTGTTCAACCGCGAAATCAACAAGCGCCAGGTGTCCAACCTGCAGAGCTTTCGCATTGTGCTGGCACCGAACAAGGAAGCCCTCAAGCATATCGACCAGATCATCCACAGCGCCGGTCAGTATGAAGAGGGCGAGACGTTGTCGGTGTTCGACCTCAGCCAGAGTGCCGAGCAGGACAACAAGAACGAAGAGGCCAAGGAATACCTGGCCCGCCTGGTGGCGGCCAACCATAACCAATTGGGCCTCAAGGACCTGTTCGAACTCGCGTTCGAGATCACCAAGGTAAACGGCCAGCCGGTGATTCATACCGATATCGATGGCGCCGCATCCAACGGCACTACCATGACCATCAAGGCGCTGACCAACATGTACTTGTTGCTGCACTTGATGGACCGTGAACAGGCCGGACGCGTGCGCCTGCCGTACTACCTCGATGAGGCAGCGGATATCGATGAGAAGAACCAGGCAGCCTTGCTGGAAACCAGCCTGCAGTTGGGCTTCGTGCCGATCCTGGCCAGCGTGAAGCCGCAGGTGTCCGCCCAGGTGGCGATCGACCTGGAAGGCGGCAGCGGGCCGAACGGAATCTACATTGATGAGGCGGACTGGAAGTATATCCGTCGACATGATGGGGTGAGGGCGACGATGAATGTGCAGGCGGATGAGCCGGAGTTGGATGAAGTCTGA
- the mksE gene encoding Mks condensin complex protein MksE translates to MHLDLSELSQLAPIFRELFKGYHVSRRDPELYAQLSNFQDQYRTLFKALGFELVCDTRGFYYFVPDSAIASAQVNKTAQRLALFTFILVEHLADQGRDPVAVLDGGSLGRDELPSLLEKYRDLFIQAEVQTQEELEEKIMRRMTQLGFAGEDNGIYRFLPPMHRFLDVCLSVQQDRDLAASVHSVLPLPVPVIIDADSDEKLLKTDDPLDLSDFAEESEEDALARAIAEEQETDA, encoded by the coding sequence ATGCATCTTGATCTATCCGAACTGTCCCAACTGGCGCCGATCTTTCGCGAGCTGTTCAAGGGTTACCACGTCAGCCGTCGCGACCCGGAACTGTACGCGCAGCTGTCGAACTTCCAGGACCAGTACCGCACGCTGTTCAAGGCCCTGGGTTTTGAGCTGGTCTGCGATACCCGTGGTTTCTATTACTTCGTGCCGGACTCGGCCATCGCCAGCGCGCAGGTGAACAAGACCGCACAGCGTCTGGCCCTGTTCACCTTCATCCTCGTCGAGCACCTGGCCGACCAGGGCCGCGACCCGGTTGCCGTGCTCGACGGCGGCAGCCTGGGCCGCGATGAGCTGCCGTCGTTGCTGGAAAAGTACCGCGACCTGTTTATCCAGGCCGAAGTGCAGACCCAGGAAGAACTTGAAGAAAAAATCATGCGGCGCATGACCCAGCTGGGCTTTGCCGGCGAAGACAACGGCATCTATCGCTTCCTGCCGCCGATGCATCGTTTCCTTGATGTGTGCCTGTCGGTGCAGCAGGACCGCGACCTCGCTGCCAGCGTGCACAGCGTGTTGCCGCTGCCGGTGCCGGTGATCATCGACGCAGACAGCGATGAAAAACTGCTGAAGACCGATGACCCGCTGGACCTGAGCGACTTCGCTGAAGAAAGCGAAGAAGATGCCCTCGCCCGCGCCATTGCCGAAGAACAGGAGACCGACGCATGA
- the mksB gene encoding Mks condensin complex protein MksB, producing MIEPKRVLRALAEHWALLEPLCEHFDQGTLSLSELRAQLAAQQLDSTPQDITSLLDVWIRLDILVPVAKSPNRFELNAQIHDFLAYLRKEHRLGLCLEIEAYLRHLERLAGYIQDAFDIRDGHDLARQLRLLDMRVRDVLKKLANDEQALAAVADRAKTSDRQIPLRQRYAEVLATWDEYVEPMIQLVNADGAFEQGVRKVENVLLRMLTEQQRLGQLVDDDMLLRTHARILEMQTSAQLTLRHARELLLPLREEARRHNAVTRGAALALSAIRRKGLDAVPQAAMPLFTRPQSTFLGSASQVEAYVYALANFEPKPARFPKAHKTHKGDAQRAPRTVKEMLERCEDALPMPDLMTWLLEQEPDGATDELLYWFSRLSREKRFKRERLERRDYHTHEHQVSLRSFALLPAGTDATENSASTPYAS from the coding sequence ATGATCGAACCCAAGCGCGTTCTGCGCGCCCTCGCCGAACACTGGGCCTTACTCGAGCCACTGTGCGAACACTTCGACCAAGGCACCCTGAGCCTGAGCGAGCTGCGCGCGCAACTGGCCGCCCAACAACTGGACAGCACGCCCCAGGACATCACCAGCCTGCTGGACGTGTGGATTCGCCTGGATATCCTGGTGCCTGTCGCCAAGAGCCCGAACCGTTTCGAGCTCAACGCGCAGATTCACGACTTCCTGGCGTATCTGCGCAAGGAGCACCGGCTTGGCCTGTGCCTGGAAATCGAAGCCTACCTGCGCCACCTCGAGCGCCTGGCCGGTTATATCCAGGACGCCTTCGACATCCGCGATGGCCACGATCTGGCCCGGCAACTGCGCCTGCTGGACATGCGCGTGCGCGACGTGCTGAAAAAACTCGCCAACGACGAACAGGCCCTCGCGGCCGTGGCCGACCGCGCGAAGACCAGCGACCGCCAGATCCCGTTGCGCCAGCGTTACGCCGAGGTACTGGCCACCTGGGACGAATACGTCGAACCGATGATCCAACTGGTGAACGCCGACGGCGCGTTCGAGCAAGGCGTACGCAAGGTCGAAAATGTGCTGCTGCGCATGCTCACCGAGCAGCAGCGCCTCGGCCAGTTGGTGGACGACGACATGCTGCTGCGCACCCACGCACGCATCCTTGAAATGCAGACCAGCGCCCAGTTGACCTTGCGCCATGCGCGCGAGCTGTTGCTGCCGCTACGCGAAGAAGCACGCCGGCACAATGCCGTGACCCGTGGCGCGGCGCTGGCCCTGTCGGCGATCCGCCGCAAAGGCCTGGACGCGGTGCCACAGGCCGCCATGCCCCTGTTCACCCGCCCGCAAAGCACCTTCCTGGGCAGTGCCAGCCAGGTGGAAGCCTATGTGTATGCCCTGGCCAATTTCGAACCGAAACCGGCCCGCTTCCCCAAGGCGCACAAAACCCACAAGGGCGACGCCCAGCGCGCGCCGCGAACGGTCAAGGAAATGCTCGAACGCTGCGAAGATGCATTGCCGATGCCGGACCTGATGACCTGGCTGCTGGAGCAGGAACCGGACGGCGCCACCGACGAGTTGCTGTACTGGTTCTCGCGGCTCTCGCGGGAAAAACGCTTCAAGCGCGAACGCCTGGAGCGCCGCGACTATCACACACACGAGCACCAGGTCAGCCTGCGCTCCTTCGCCCTGCTCCCGGCCGGCACCGACGCCACCGAGAATTCTGCGAGCACGCCTTATGCATCTTGA
- a CDS encoding energy transducer TonB, with protein sequence MQVVNWLPRTELPFAAPSRPELFEVPEPIDAFEPSGEEAAAPVAVVKPVPETRPTVERAKIEVPRPSPVVKAVVAEEAAPVVKAPVVPPPRFALQLLRAGRCLLLVELPTGERFQSRDPAYLLLKDMLRAAGLPDSPQIVGDPVRWPLLVRGTMDQGPEAARDFVQSFVSARLEDEPCVCLWLIGLPAVRFAGEANAEAWYRELQVESLGSVWALPGLELLMEEPQRKADVWQAMRRLMARWKTTDE encoded by the coding sequence ATGCAGGTGGTCAACTGGCTGCCCCGCACCGAACTGCCGTTTGCCGCGCCGTCGCGGCCCGAGCTGTTTGAGGTGCCAGAGCCCATTGATGCGTTCGAGCCTTCAGGCGAAGAAGCCGCCGCGCCGGTTGCGGTGGTCAAGCCTGTGCCCGAAACGCGGCCGACGGTGGAGCGTGCGAAAATCGAGGTGCCGCGCCCGTCACCGGTGGTCAAGGCGGTGGTTGCCGAAGAGGCCGCCCCGGTGGTCAAGGCCCCGGTGGTGCCGCCGCCACGCTTTGCCCTGCAACTGCTGCGCGCGGGGCGTTGCCTGCTGCTGGTGGAGTTGCCCACCGGCGAACGTTTCCAGTCGCGCGACCCCGCCTACCTGCTGCTCAAGGATATGCTGCGCGCCGCCGGCCTGCCCGACAGCCCGCAAATCGTCGGCGACCCGGTGCGCTGGCCGCTGTTGGTGCGCGGCACCATGGACCAGGGCCCCGAAGCTGCGCGGGATTTTGTACAAAGTTTTGTCTCGGCACGCCTGGAAGACGAACCCTGCGTGTGCCTGTGGCTGATCGGCCTGCCCGCCGTGCGCTTTGCCGGTGAGGCCAATGCCGAAGCCTGGTACCGCGAACTGCAGGTTGAAAGCCTGGGTTCGGTATGGGCCCTGCCGGGCCTGGAATTATTAATGGAAGAGCCACAGCGTAAGGCTGATGTCTGGCAAGCCATGCGCCGGCTGATGGCGCGCTGGAAAACAACCGATGAGTGA
- the rimI gene encoding ribosomal protein S18-alanine N-acetyltransferase, which translates to MSEALSFRPMTEADLDAVLKIEYAAFSHPWTRGIFLDGLGKYQIWLMFEGEQQVGHGVVQIILDEAHLLNITVKPENQGRGLGLALLEHLMSRAYAANARECFLEVRDSNTGAFRLYESYGFNEIGRRRDYYPAVGGREDAVVMACTLVD; encoded by the coding sequence ATGAGTGAGGCTTTATCCTTTCGCCCGATGACCGAGGCCGACCTCGACGCCGTGCTCAAGATCGAATACGCGGCGTTCAGCCACCCCTGGACCCGGGGCATTTTTCTCGACGGGTTGGGCAAGTACCAGATCTGGCTGATGTTCGAAGGCGAGCAGCAGGTGGGACATGGCGTGGTGCAGATCATCCTCGATGAGGCGCACCTGCTGAATATCACCGTCAAGCCGGAGAATCAGGGCCGAGGGTTGGGGTTGGCGCTGCTGGAACATCTGATGTCCCGCGCCTACGCAGCCAACGCTCGAGAGTGTTTCCTGGAAGTGCGGGACAGCAATACCGGCGCGTTTCGCCTGTATGAGAGCTATGGCTTCAACGAGATTGGCCGTCGCCGGGATTACTACCCGGCTGTGGGTGGCCGCGAAGATGCGGTCGTCATGGCCTGCACCCTGGTCGACTAG
- a CDS encoding serine kinase/phosphatase gives MTESRRPYGATQPEPIDDNEDRMGSMRELDFDEEDQTAEIGDEIPRGEREHLMPDERVREAGMTGASTDDHESTDDDMSPETLIHEDGARDAREEGEDRAADYELSVVGEEDIGGGNGLDEAELADLDPLNRKR, from the coding sequence ATGACTGAATCACGACGTCCCTACGGCGCTACGCAGCCCGAACCGATTGATGATAATGAAGATCGCATGGGCTCGATGCGCGAGCTGGATTTTGATGAAGAAGACCAGACGGCGGAAATTGGCGATGAAATACCGCGTGGCGAGCGCGAACATCTGATGCCCGACGAACGGGTGCGCGAAGCGGGCATGACCGGTGCTTCGACGGATGATCATGAATCGACCGATGACGACATGAGCCCGGAAACGCTGATCCATGAGGATGGCGCACGGGATGCGCGGGAAGAAGGTGAAGACCGCGCGGCGGACTACGAACTGAGCGTCGTCGGTGAAGAGGATATTGGCGGCGGAAATGGCCTGGATGAGGCCGAACTGGCCGACCTGGACCCACTCAACCGCAAGCGCTGA
- the can gene encoding carbonate dehydratase — protein sequence MNELQDLLDNNERWADAIKQEDPEFFAKLARQQTPEYLWIGCSDARVPANEIVGMLPGDLFVHRNVANVVLHTDLNCLSVIQYAVDVLKVKHILVTGHYGCGGVRASMQDRQFGLIDGWLRTIRDLYYENRDVLAQLPTEEERVDRMCELNVIQQVANVGHTSIVQNAWHRGQSLSIHGCIYGIKDGRWKSLNTTISGFEQLPPQYRLRPLGEA from the coding sequence ATGAACGAATTACAAGACCTGCTAGACAACAACGAACGCTGGGCGGATGCGATCAAACAGGAAGATCCCGAATTCTTCGCCAAGCTCGCCCGCCAGCAAACCCCGGAATACCTTTGGATCGGTTGTTCCGATGCACGCGTACCGGCCAACGAGATCGTCGGCATGCTGCCCGGTGATCTGTTCGTGCACCGCAACGTGGCCAACGTGGTGCTGCACACTGACCTCAACTGCCTGTCGGTGATCCAGTACGCAGTCGATGTACTCAAGGTCAAACACATCCTCGTCACCGGCCACTATGGCTGCGGCGGCGTACGCGCGTCGATGCAGGACCGCCAGTTCGGCCTGATCGACGGCTGGCTGCGCACCATTCGTGATCTTTACTACGAGAATCGCGACGTGCTGGCCCAGTTGCCCACAGAAGAGGAGCGGGTAGACCGCATGTGCGAGCTGAACGTGATTCAGCAGGTGGCCAACGTCGGCCATACCAGCATTGTGCAGAACGCCTGGCACCGCGGGCAGAGCCTGTCGATTCATGGCTGCATCTACGGCATCAAGGATGGCCGCTGGAAGAGCTTGAACACCACCATCAGTGGCTTCGAGCAACTGCCGCCGCAGTACCGTCTGCGACCGCTGGGCGAAGCCTAA